ACGGGCATCTCGGACAACGCGGATGCGATATGGTTCAGGGTGGGTAGCTGGGCCCAGTCCAGAGCCTTGAAAGCCAGGTTCGCACTGCTGGAGCTCGCAACCGATTCGATGGCCTCCGCCTTGGACTCTCCTGCGTGAGGGATGACACACGCGTATTCGCAATCCGCCACGCCGGGTCGCCCGACGGCAGGGACATACCTATACACCATGACCCCGTAGTCCGCCACGGTGCCGATGGGGCCTCGCTCAGTaacggcgtcgccggcccTGAGACTGCCGAGCGATATGTCGGCGAACTTAGCACCGCCCCAGGATGCTGTGATCTGGCAACTGTCGTCGAGCTGATACATGTCGAGGTCGCACGGCACGCTCGGCAGACCGATCTCCTCGCGGCTGGCAGTGGCGGCCTCGCTGCGCGACACGAGGTGTATCGGCATGAAGGACCCGTTGACCAAGCCGCCATCCTTCTTGCTGTACTGTACCCCGTGGACTTGGAGCGCCAGTGTCACGTAGCCTTCACCTCCTAGCCACGGCACGTTCTCCAAGGACGTAATAGCCAGACTCGCAGTGCAAAGGGTATCCGCGCGCCTGAAATTGAATCGTTGGCTCGGGAAGAGTCGTTCTAAAAACGGCTTGGAGGTCTTGAACTTGACCACGGCTCTCTTGAAATGGCAAGCGGCCCTGCCTGTTCCACCCGTATCCCGCCGCAGGCCCGAGAACTGCCCAACACCAACCGGCATCAGCCGGAAGTCGGCCGGGCTTTTGTCTTGTTTCCACTTAGCAAACATGCGCGCTGAGTGGTCCAGCTCATCGTGGGAGAACAACTCGTCCGTGTCTGCCCATAGTAAGTCAGTGCCGCCTCAGGCGAGAGCGGCCATGGGACAGGTTCTCCCTTTGACGTACTGTTCACCTCGGGTTTCTCATCATCCTCCAGGTCTCTTCCTGCCTCGCGAGAGTATGCCTGGATACTATGCGCCCGTTTTCTTCGAATTTCTTCGTACAGCCGCAGCCGTTCGGGCACCGCTTCCGGGTGTGTCCCACGAGGAAGAACAACAGACAGGCTGGCTGCATCCTCTATCGCTTGCACAGCGCCTTGTCCCTGGTCTTGAAAGCGCAGGTGAGTAAGCGGTCTTGATAAGTGAAAACTG
The DNA window shown above is from Colletotrichum destructivum chromosome 2, complete sequence and carries:
- a CDS encoding Putative FAD-binding domain, acetoacetate decarboxylase domain superfamily, with the protein product MRSTKDGLEMLADDYPRPLRVAVVGAGIGGLAAAIGLRRNGHHVDLYEQSCFDAEIGAAVHLMPNGLSILRRWGLDTADFDTNSMSRAIEHDQYGRVEKDIDLSKANMRWTDPWLLAQRAKFHKALKTKAVADGATLHTSAKVESSDLANGTISLANGQVIAADVIIGADGVYSITRGLITNAKPFSSGKSAFRFMIPRRLAIADPTTRPLAEIYDGLLAWAGKTRRIIMYSCSNNEMLNFVCMHPDEESRMTKPGGWNSRVTTEQILKVYEDFHPAVRSLLAKSDDPEISKGVWQLLDMEQIPWTKGKLALLGDAAHPFTPRKCYISSTSFHLSRPLTHLRFQDQGQGAVQAIEDAASLSVVLPRGTHPEAVPERLRLYEEIRRKRAHSIQAYSREAGRDLEDDEKPEVNNTDELFSHDELDHSARMFAKWKQDKSPADFRLMPVGVGQFSGLRRDTGGTGRAACHFKRAVVKFKTSKPFLERLFPSQRFNFRRADTLCTASLAITSLENVPWLGGEGYVTLALQVHGVQYSKKDGGLVNGSFMPIHLVSRSEAATASREEIGLPSVPCDLDMYQLDDSCQITASWGGAKFADISLGSLRAGDAVTERGPIGTVADYGVMVYRYVPAVGRPGVADCEYACVIPHAGESKAEAIESVASSSSANLAFKALDWAQLPTLNHIASALSEMPVFDVVSAKVVEGTNASEYLSCRRID